One segment of Panthera leo isolate Ple1 chromosome A3, P.leo_Ple1_pat1.1, whole genome shotgun sequence DNA contains the following:
- the KCNK15 gene encoding potassium channel subfamily K member 15 isoform X1, whose translation MRKQSVRTAALILCILSYLLVGAAVFDALESEAERGRQRLLAQKRGEFRRKYRFSAEDYRELERLALQAEPHRAGRQWKFAGSFYFAITVITTIGYGHAAPGTDSGKVFCMFYALLGIPLTLVTFQSLGERLNALVRRLLLAAKRCLGLRRPRVSTENMVVAGLLVCAATLALGAAAFAHFEGWTFFHAYYYCFITLTTIGFGDFVALQRDEALQRKPPYVAFSFLYILLGLTVIGAFLNLVVLRFLAASTDAPERATRRASPLRLGAPESRGRPPPRCPARAGGSASISSRVHRLQLGARDNLAFSPPSSPGAVGGGTEGAATSATQERLSTGPCHQLALPSGNRWLFLC comes from the exons ATGAGGAAGCAGAGCGTGCGCACGGCCGCGCTCATCCTGTGCATCCTGTCCTACCTGCTGGTGGGCGCCGCGGTCTTCGACGCGCTCGAGTCCGAGGCGGAGCGCGGCCGCCAGCGGCTGCTGGCCCAGAAGCGCGGCGAGTTCCGGAGGAAGTACCGCTTCTCGGCCGAGGACTACCGCGAGCTGGAGCGCCTGGCGCTGCAGGCCGAGCCGCACCGCGCCGGCCGCCAGTGGAAGTTCGCCGGCTCCTTCTACTTCGCCATCACCGTCATCACCACCATCG GGTACGGCCACGCCGCGCCGGGCACGGACTCGGGCAAGGTCTTCTGCATGTTCTATGCGCTCCTGGGCATCCCCCTGACGCTGGTCACCTTCCAGAGCCTGGGCGAGCGCCTGAACGCGCTGGTGCGGCGCCTCCTGCTGGCGGCCAAGCGCTGCCTGGGCCTGCGGCGGCCGCGCGTGTCCACCGAGAACATGGTGGTGGCCGGGCTGCTGGTGTGCGCCGCCACCCTGGCCCTCGGGGCCGCCGCCTTCGCGCACTTCGAGGGCTGGACCTTCTTCCACGCCTACTACTACTGCTTCATCACCCTCACCACCATCGGCTTCGGTGACTTCGTGGCGCTGCAGAGAGACGAGGCGCTTCAGAGGAAGCCGCCCTACGTGGCCTTCAGCTTCCTCTACATCCTCCTGGGGCTCACGGTCATCGGCGCCTTCCTCAACCTCGTGGTCCTGCGCTTTCTGGCCGCCAGCACCGACGCGCCCGAGCGCGCCACCCGCCGCGCCAGCCCGCTCCGCCTGGGGGCGCCCGAGAGCCGCGGCCGCCCTCCGCCCCGCTGCCCTGCCCGCGCCGGGGGCTCCGCCTCCATCTCGTCCCGCGTGCACCGGCTGCAGCTGGGAGCCCGCGACAACCTGGCCTTCTCACCCCCCTCGAGCCCTGGGGCTGTGGGCGGCGGCACG GAAGGCGCGGCCACATCAGCCACCCAGGAGAGGCTCTCCACAGGCCCATGTCATCAGCTAGCCCTCCCGAGTGGAAACAGGTGGCTGTTTCTCTGCTGA
- the KCNK15 gene encoding potassium channel subfamily K member 15 isoform X2: MRKQSVRTAALILCILSYLLVGAAVFDALESEAERGRQRLLAQKRGEFRRKYRFSAEDYRELERLALQAEPHRAGRQWKFAGSFYFAITVITTIGYGHAAPGTDSGKVFCMFYALLGIPLTLVTFQSLGERLNALVRRLLLAAKRCLGLRRPRVSTENMVVAGLLVCAATLALGAAAFAHFEGWTFFHAYYYCFITLTTIGFGDFVALQRDEALQRKPPYVAFSFLYILLGLTVIGAFLNLVVLRFLAASTDAPERATRRASPLRLGAPESRGRPPPRCPARAGGSASISSRVHRLQLGARDNLAFSPPSSPGAVGGGTVGRPPARRKSI; the protein is encoded by the exons ATGAGGAAGCAGAGCGTGCGCACGGCCGCGCTCATCCTGTGCATCCTGTCCTACCTGCTGGTGGGCGCCGCGGTCTTCGACGCGCTCGAGTCCGAGGCGGAGCGCGGCCGCCAGCGGCTGCTGGCCCAGAAGCGCGGCGAGTTCCGGAGGAAGTACCGCTTCTCGGCCGAGGACTACCGCGAGCTGGAGCGCCTGGCGCTGCAGGCCGAGCCGCACCGCGCCGGCCGCCAGTGGAAGTTCGCCGGCTCCTTCTACTTCGCCATCACCGTCATCACCACCATCG GGTACGGCCACGCCGCGCCGGGCACGGACTCGGGCAAGGTCTTCTGCATGTTCTATGCGCTCCTGGGCATCCCCCTGACGCTGGTCACCTTCCAGAGCCTGGGCGAGCGCCTGAACGCGCTGGTGCGGCGCCTCCTGCTGGCGGCCAAGCGCTGCCTGGGCCTGCGGCGGCCGCGCGTGTCCACCGAGAACATGGTGGTGGCCGGGCTGCTGGTGTGCGCCGCCACCCTGGCCCTCGGGGCCGCCGCCTTCGCGCACTTCGAGGGCTGGACCTTCTTCCACGCCTACTACTACTGCTTCATCACCCTCACCACCATCGGCTTCGGTGACTTCGTGGCGCTGCAGAGAGACGAGGCGCTTCAGAGGAAGCCGCCCTACGTGGCCTTCAGCTTCCTCTACATCCTCCTGGGGCTCACGGTCATCGGCGCCTTCCTCAACCTCGTGGTCCTGCGCTTTCTGGCCGCCAGCACCGACGCGCCCGAGCGCGCCACCCGCCGCGCCAGCCCGCTCCGCCTGGGGGCGCCCGAGAGCCGCGGCCGCCCTCCGCCCCGCTGCCCTGCCCGCGCCGGGGGCTCCGCCTCCATCTCGTCCCGCGTGCACCGGCTGCAGCTGGGAGCCCGCGACAACCTGGCCTTCTCACCCCCCTCGAGCCCTGGGGCTGTGGGCGGCGGCACGGTGGGCAGGCCCCCGGCCCGGCGGAAGTCCATCTGA